In one window of Streptomyces griseus subsp. griseus DNA:
- a CDS encoding YbaK/EbsC family protein: MSSPSETPETPVPSPTAAPASHAHPRFAEALAELGLQVEVRRFPDATRTAAEAAAAVGCALSEIVKSLVFTADGVPVLVLMDGSSRVDVELVRRELGAQKVARANADLVRETTGYAIGGVPPFGHATRTRVLADRRLLDHPVVWAAAGTPHTVFPLDPKTLIAHAGATVADVREPAK, encoded by the coding sequence ATGAGCAGCCCATCCGAAACCCCCGAAACCCCCGTGCCGTCTCCGACCGCCGCACCCGCCTCGCACGCCCACCCCCGCTTCGCCGAGGCACTGGCCGAGCTGGGCCTCCAGGTCGAGGTACGCCGCTTCCCCGACGCGACCCGTACGGCGGCCGAGGCCGCTGCGGCGGTCGGCTGCGCGCTGAGCGAGATCGTCAAGTCCCTGGTCTTCACGGCGGACGGCGTCCCGGTCCTGGTCCTGATGGACGGGTCGTCCCGGGTGGACGTGGAGCTGGTACGCCGCGAACTCGGCGCGCAGAAGGTGGCACGGGCAAACGCGGACCTGGTCCGGGAGACGACCGGGTACGCGATCGGCGGCGTACCCCCCTTCGGCCACGCGACCCGGACCCGGGTCCTGGCGGACCGCCGCCTGCTGGACCACCCCGTGGTGTGGGCGGCGGCCGGCACCCCGCACACGGTCTTCCCCCTCGACCCCAAGACGCTGATCGCCCACGCGGGCGCGACGGTTGCGGATGTGCGCGAGCCCGCCAAGTGA
- a CDS encoding TatD family hydrolase: protein MSRTEAPPLPDPLRVPVADSHTHLDMQDATVEEALARAAAVNVTTVVQVGCDVAGSRWAAETAAAHPAVHASVALHPNEAPRIVHGDPEGTARQGAREPGGKAALDDALAEIDALAALGQVRGVGETGLDFFRTGPEGTAAQEESFRAHIEIAKRHGKALVIHDRDAHADVLRVLADAGAPERTVFHCYSGDAEMAEICARAGYFMSFAGNVTFKNAQPLRDALAVAPTELVLVETDAPFLTPAPYRGRPNAPYLIPVTLRAMAEVKGLDEDTLAAAVYDNTARAFDF from the coding sequence ATGAGCCGTACCGAAGCCCCGCCGCTGCCCGACCCCCTCCGGGTCCCGGTCGCCGACTCCCACACCCACCTGGACATGCAGGACGCCACCGTCGAGGAGGCCCTCGCCCGGGCCGCCGCGGTGAACGTCACGACGGTGGTCCAGGTGGGGTGCGACGTGGCCGGCTCCCGCTGGGCCGCCGAGACCGCCGCCGCCCACCCGGCCGTCCACGCCTCGGTCGCACTGCACCCGAACGAGGCCCCGCGCATCGTGCACGGCGACCCGGAGGGCACCGCGCGGCAGGGGGCCCGCGAGCCCGGCGGCAAGGCGGCGCTGGACGACGCGCTCGCCGAGATCGACGCGCTGGCCGCGCTCGGCCAGGTGCGCGGGGTCGGCGAGACGGGCCTGGACTTCTTCCGTACCGGCCCCGAGGGCACCGCCGCCCAGGAGGAGTCCTTCCGGGCCCACATCGAGATCGCCAAGCGGCACGGCAAGGCCCTGGTCATCCACGACCGGGACGCGCACGCGGACGTGCTGCGGGTCCTGGCGGACGCGGGGGCGCCCGAGCGGACCGTGTTCCACTGCTACTCGGGCGACGCCGAGATGGCCGAGATCTGCGCGCGGGCCGGGTACTTCATGTCCTTCGCCGGCAACGTGACCTTCAAGAACGCCCAGCCGCTGCGCGACGCCCTCGCCGTCGCCCCCACCGAGCTGGTCCTCGTCGAGACGGACGCGCCTTTCCTCACCCCCGCCCCGTACCGCGGACGGCCCAACGCCCCCTACCTCATCCCCGTCACGCTCCGCGCCATGGCCGAGGTGAAGGGGCTGGACGAGGACACGCTGGCCGCCGCGGTCTACGACAACACGGCACGCGCGTTCGACTTCTGA
- a CDS encoding DUF6895 family protein, with product MTTTATQGPQGHPDPADRRGAGPRPAAPAHPGPAPREHASPGAALAVLPHVLRTALAWTDAHRAEFGLPDDVLDPRTQVNATLKPLGELAQLCSTVRTATAPGTPEHEVAGALVTYAWQEVSQGQLLLELLRAEPFAAYPYEIYAAFAGYGLRHEGFEALARPLTATRAWAHTEQHANRQLGLINSERRVGVVTHTDAGAVLSRTWLGGLSEPWMFEGPSGYALTHTVFHLTDWGRMPDRVPEKTDAYLRTWLPAWADGCLESGQWDLTGELLAVAASLPGPAPVELLDAVWPVLADVQHATGCVPETGVPVREDAPDPYPFIDCYHSTLVTAFAAALSLRSLTDEVTPGRERHTP from the coding sequence ATGACGACGACCGCGACGCAGGGGCCCCAGGGACACCCGGACCCCGCCGACCGCCGCGGTGCCGGGCCTCGCCCGGCCGCCCCGGCGCACCCCGGTCCGGCCCCACGGGAGCACGCCTCCCCCGGCGCCGCGCTCGCCGTCCTCCCGCACGTCCTGCGCACCGCGCTCGCCTGGACCGACGCGCACCGGGCGGAGTTCGGGCTCCCCGACGACGTCCTGGACCCCCGCACCCAGGTCAACGCCACGCTCAAACCCCTCGGCGAACTGGCCCAGCTCTGCTCCACGGTCCGCACCGCCACCGCCCCCGGCACCCCGGAGCACGAGGTGGCCGGGGCCCTGGTCACGTACGCCTGGCAGGAGGTCTCCCAAGGTCAGCTCCTCCTGGAGCTGCTCCGCGCGGAGCCCTTCGCGGCGTACCCGTACGAGATCTACGCGGCCTTCGCCGGGTACGGGCTGCGCCACGAGGGGTTCGAGGCCCTGGCCCGGCCGCTCACCGCCACCCGCGCCTGGGCCCACACCGAGCAGCACGCCAACCGCCAGCTCGGGCTGATCAACTCCGAGCGGCGGGTGGGTGTGGTGACCCACACGGACGCGGGCGCGGTCCTGTCCCGGACCTGGCTGGGCGGGCTCTCGGAGCCGTGGATGTTCGAGGGCCCGTCCGGCTACGCGCTGACCCACACCGTCTTCCACCTCACCGACTGGGGCCGGATGCCCGACCGGGTGCCGGAGAAGACGGACGCGTACCTGCGGACCTGGCTGCCCGCGTGGGCCGACGGCTGTCTGGAGAGCGGCCAGTGGGACCTCACGGGCGAGCTGCTCGCGGTGGCCGCCTCACTGCCGGGCCCGGCGCCCGTGGAGCTGCTGGACGCGGTCTGGCCGGTGCTGGCCGATGTCCAGCACGCGACGGGCTGCGTCCCGGAGACCGGCGTACCGGTCCGCGAGGACGCGCCGGACCCGTACCCCTTCATCGACTGCTACCACTCCACCCTCGTCACGGCCTTCGCGGCGGCTCTGTCGCTGAGGTCGCTGACGGACGAGGTCACGCCCGGCCGGGAAAGGCACACCCCATGA
- a CDS encoding DUF6895 family protein encodes MSSSGIQQIHDVGAKALGWLYEHREGFRLESDPSPEAGMLDRFKPLGELALIGKVIFREGVAGSRQSALAHKLLDHAWHELLGSGARLLEGQRREPLSPVPLEVYVPFRELGYRQPELESAIRLNHRLASWAALEVLPVRRLGLSAIERRFGVEPSVPETAALAHTWLARRPEPWTAEGHIGYDITHTVFHLTDWGERPAGLPADLAEYLELWLPAWLDDWLDLKRWDLLGELLVVDACLPSPTLDAAAWAGFAQAQQPDGAMPVVGGMPEGDEASVFDLVYHPTLVAAFASALAMSRALSDLSAEPAPA; translated from the coding sequence ATGAGCAGCAGCGGCATCCAGCAGATCCATGACGTCGGGGCGAAGGCCCTGGGCTGGTTGTACGAGCACCGCGAAGGGTTCCGGCTGGAGTCCGACCCGTCCCCGGAGGCGGGGATGCTGGACCGGTTCAAGCCGCTGGGCGAGCTGGCGCTGATCGGGAAGGTCATCTTCCGCGAGGGTGTGGCGGGTTCGCGGCAGTCCGCACTCGCGCACAAGCTCCTGGACCACGCCTGGCACGAGCTGCTGGGCTCGGGTGCGCGGCTGCTGGAGGGCCAGCGGCGCGAACCGCTCTCACCGGTGCCGCTGGAGGTCTACGTACCGTTCCGGGAGCTGGGCTACCGGCAGCCGGAGCTGGAGTCGGCGATCCGCCTCAACCACCGCCTCGCCAGCTGGGCGGCGCTGGAGGTGCTGCCGGTACGGCGGCTGGGGCTGAGCGCGATCGAGCGGCGGTTCGGGGTGGAGCCGAGCGTTCCGGAGACGGCGGCGCTGGCGCACACCTGGCTGGCGCGGCGGCCCGAACCGTGGACGGCCGAGGGCCACATCGGTTACGACATCACGCACACGGTCTTCCACCTCACCGACTGGGGCGAGAGGCCGGCCGGACTGCCGGCCGACCTCGCGGAGTACCTGGAGCTGTGGCTGCCGGCCTGGCTGGACGACTGGCTGGACCTGAAGCGCTGGGACCTGCTGGGCGAGCTGCTGGTGGTCGACGCCTGCCTGCCGTCCCCGACCCTGGACGCGGCGGCCTGGGCGGGCTTCGCGCAGGCGCAGCAGCCGGACGGGGCGATGCCGGTGGTGGGCGGGATGCCGGAGGGGGACGAGGCGTCGGTGTTCGACCTGGTCTACCACCCGACGCTGGTGGCCGCGTTCGCCTCGGCGCTGGCGATGAGCCGCGCCCTGTCCGACCTGAGCGCGGAACCGGCCCCGGCATGA
- a CDS encoding serine hydrolase domain-containing protein — MTDLSVPPVDAPASPATARLLAEAAGRIDAPDVVLAMSRTGVRTVHTGGSAEPGPIPRERLHHELGSASKPFAGLLLARLVAQGRVRYEDRAADLLAPGLPVHPAVRRITLRHLLTHTSGLPGLPADFYPQAVPRWSSDPYGNYPADRVVRAFLRARPRHRPGTRWHYSNFAVSVLGHTLAAATGTPWEVLLHQQVLAPLGLEATLLRPGPDGTDATGHRRDGTPLPALDTGGFTAAGALRSSPLDLLTFLEAHVGGATGSPTDPSLATALTEVTRPVLRRGWRHTHTHTLTWFQHPTPYGPVLFHAGATLGQQAFLGFRPGTSLAVAATATRRVHRADTFVATAYGLLTETR; from the coding sequence ATGACGGACCTCTCCGTACCTCCTGTGGACGCCCCGGCTTCGCCGGCCACCGCACGCCTTCTCGCCGAGGCGGCGGGGCGGATCGACGCCCCGGACGTGGTGCTCGCGATGAGCCGGACCGGAGTCCGTACGGTCCACACGGGCGGCAGCGCGGAGCCGGGCCCGATCCCTCGCGAGCGCCTGCACCACGAACTGGGCTCGGCGTCGAAGCCGTTCGCGGGGCTGCTGCTGGCCCGGCTGGTGGCGCAGGGGAGGGTGCGGTACGAGGACCGGGCGGCGGACCTGCTGGCCCCGGGCCTCCCGGTGCACCCGGCGGTGCGCCGGATCACCCTGCGCCATCTGCTCACCCACACCTCGGGGCTGCCGGGCCTGCCCGCCGACTTCTACCCGCAGGCGGTGCCGCGCTGGTCGAGCGACCCGTACGGCAACTATCCGGCGGACCGGGTGGTGCGGGCCTTCCTCCGCGCCCGCCCGCGCCACCGCCCCGGCACCCGCTGGCACTACTCGAACTTCGCGGTCTCCGTCCTCGGCCACACGCTGGCCGCCGCCACCGGCACCCCGTGGGAGGTGCTGCTGCACCAGCAGGTCCTGGCCCCGCTGGGCCTGGAGGCCACGCTGCTGCGCCCGGGCCCGGACGGCACCGACGCGACGGGCCACCGCCGCGACGGAACCCCGCTGCCGGCGCTGGACACGGGAGGCTTCACGGCGGCGGGGGCGCTGCGCTCGTCACCGCTGGACCTGCTGACGTTCCTGGAGGCGCATGTGGGCGGCGCCACGGGCTCCCCGACGGACCCTTCACTGGCGACCGCGCTCACCGAGGTGACCCGCCCGGTGCTCCGGCGGGGCTGGCGCCACACGCACACCCACACGCTGACGTGGTTCCAGCACCCGACCCCGTACGGCCCGGTCCTCTTCCACGCGGGAGCGACCCTCGGCCAGCAGGCCTTCCTCGGGTTCCGCCCCGGGACGAGCCTGGCGGTGGCGGCGACGGCGACGAGGCGGGTGCACCGGGCGGACACGTTCGTGGCGACGGCGTACGGGCTGCTGACGGAAACGCGTTGA
- a CDS encoding dolichyl-phosphate-mannose--protein mannosyltransferase: MTSTAPETQRGQDAGDPLGEQPTSWQRRLRRFGHVPRPETSLRDRLDPPYTRPGRQVWSVLAIPPHVADRLVRWSGWGGPLLVTLVAGLLRFWKLDQPHAVIFDETYYAKDAWALVNQGYEGSWPKDVDKQILNDPSSVPIPTDPGYVVHPPVGKWIIGFGEQLFGFTPFGWRFMVAVLGTLSVLLLCRIGRRLFRSTFLGCLAGLLLAVDGLHFVMSRTALLDLIVMFFVLAAFGCLVVDRDRARQRLAAALPVDEDGVLRPDARIAETLRLGLRPWRLTAGVMLGLAFATKWNGLYVLAAFGLMTVLWDVGARRTAGAAKPYPAVLRRDLLPAFVSTVPVAIVTYLVSWTGWIVTDKGYYRNWAATEGKGSSWSWLPDWLRSLWHYETQVYDFHVGLTSGHTYESNPWSWLVLGRPVSYFYEEQTGCAASSTGKCAAEVLAIGTPLLWWLACFALAYVVWRWLFRRDWRAGAIACGVAAGWLPWFFYQERTIFLFYAVVFVPFLCLAVTMMLGAIVGPAAGRGTRAELGLRANDPTGERRRTLGAIAAGVLVLLIIWNFIYFWPLYTGTSIPEDLWRDRMWLDTWV, from the coding sequence GTGACCAGTACCGCACCCGAGACCCAGCGGGGCCAAGACGCCGGGGACCCGCTCGGCGAACAGCCGACCTCCTGGCAACGGCGGCTGCGCCGCTTCGGCCATGTCCCGCGCCCGGAGACCTCTCTCCGCGACCGGCTGGACCCGCCGTACACCCGGCCGGGACGGCAGGTGTGGTCGGTGCTCGCGATCCCGCCGCACGTCGCGGACCGCCTGGTGCGCTGGTCGGGATGGGGCGGCCCGCTTCTGGTCACCCTGGTCGCGGGCCTGCTCCGCTTCTGGAAGCTGGACCAGCCCCACGCGGTGATATTCGACGAGACGTATTACGCGAAGGACGCGTGGGCGCTGGTCAATCAGGGGTACGAGGGTTCGTGGCCCAAGGACGTCGACAAGCAGATCCTCAACGACCCCTCCTCCGTGCCGATCCCGACCGACCCCGGCTATGTGGTGCACCCGCCGGTGGGCAAGTGGATCATCGGCTTCGGTGAGCAGCTCTTCGGCTTCACGCCGTTCGGCTGGCGGTTCATGGTGGCGGTGCTCGGCACGCTCTCCGTCCTGCTCCTCTGCCGGATCGGCCGGCGGCTGTTCCGGTCGACGTTCCTGGGCTGCCTGGCGGGGCTGCTGCTCGCGGTGGACGGCCTGCACTTCGTGATGAGCCGGACCGCGCTGCTGGACCTGATCGTGATGTTCTTCGTGCTGGCGGCGTTCGGCTGCCTGGTGGTGGACCGCGATCGGGCCCGGCAACGGCTGGCGGCCGCACTGCCGGTGGACGAGGACGGGGTGCTGCGCCCGGACGCCCGGATCGCGGAAACCCTGCGCCTGGGGCTGCGGCCGTGGCGGCTGACGGCGGGCGTGATGCTGGGCCTGGCGTTCGCGACGAAGTGGAACGGCCTTTACGTACTGGCCGCGTTCGGCCTGATGACGGTCTTGTGGGACGTAGGAGCGCGCCGCACGGCAGGCGCGGCGAAGCCGTACCCGGCGGTCCTGCGCCGGGATTTGCTCCCCGCCTTCGTCTCCACGGTCCCGGTCGCGATCGTCACGTACCTCGTCTCCTGGACCGGCTGGATCGTCACGGACAAGGGCTACTACCGCAACTGGGCGGCCACGGAAGGCAAGGGCTCGTCCTGGAGCTGGCTCCCGGACTGGCTGCGGAGCCTGTGGCACTACGAGACCCAGGTGTACGACTTCCACGTCGGCCTCACCTCGGGCCACACCTACGAGTCGAACCCGTGGAGCTGGCTGGTGCTCGGCCGCCCCGTCTCGTACTTCTACGAGGAGCAGACGGGCTGCGCGGCGTCCTCGACCGGCAAGTGCGCCGCCGAGGTCCTGGCCATCGGCACCCCGCTGCTCTGGTGGCTGGCGTGCTTCGCCCTCGCGTACGTGGTGTGGCGCTGGCTCTTCCGCCGCGACTGGCGGGCCGGCGCGATCGCGTGCGGCGTGGCGGCGGGCTGGCTGCCCTGGTTCTTCTACCAGGAGCGCACGATCTTCCTGTTCTACGCGGTGGTGTTCGTCCCGTTCCTCTGTCTGGCGGTCACGATGATGCTGGGCGCGATCGTGGGCCCGGCAGCGGGCAGGGGCACCCGGGCGGAGCTGGGCCTGAGGGCCAACGACCCGACAGGAGAACGCCGTCGCACGCTGGGCGCGATCGCGGCAGGCGTGCTGGTGCTCCTGATCATCTGGAACTTCATCTACTTCTGGCCGCTCTACACCGGGACGTCGATCCCGGAGGACCTGTGGCGGGACCGGATGTGGCTGGACACCTGGGTGTAG
- a CDS encoding LAETG motif-containing sortase-dependent surface protein, which produces MGLLVLGSLAGAGSASADGDDVHHQGGAVATLDGLKTFDSARIHTGDGKTKSVSAGLFEMNVQGGGRLQTYCIDIHNPTQNKAKYLETPWGQTSLGTNEDAGKILWILRNSYPQAGDLNALAQKSGAGQLSPKTAAAGTQVAIWRFSDGAKVEAKNAQAEKLADWLEAQAQNLQEPKTSLTLGPNAVSGKSGEKLGPVTVHTDADKVSVAADAGIAAGVKVTDKDGQPVTSAVNGTELYFDVPAGTADGTASLSAKTTTQVPVGRAFASASKSQTQILAGSTESTVTATATANWAKKGAIPSVTAEKNCTAGGIDVTVSNAGDSDFTFELAGAEHTVAGGDSKTVTVPVGEDEAYDITVTGPNGFSERFQGVLDCETQGTPPPGTSGGGETPPSTPSPSPSDDTAGGTTGDTTGGTSGETTGGTTGGTTGGGDLAVTGSSSATPMIAGVAVALVAAGGAAMFFLRRKKAAGQ; this is translated from the coding sequence GTGGGCCTGTTGGTCCTGGGCTCGCTGGCCGGGGCCGGCAGCGCCTCGGCCGATGGTGACGACGTCCACCACCAGGGTGGCGCGGTTGCCACTCTGGACGGGCTGAAGACGTTCGACTCGGCTCGCATCCACACCGGGGACGGCAAGACCAAGAGCGTCTCCGCGGGCCTGTTCGAGATGAACGTCCAGGGTGGTGGCCGACTGCAGACGTACTGCATCGACATCCACAACCCGACCCAGAACAAGGCGAAGTATCTCGAAACCCCCTGGGGCCAGACCTCCCTCGGCACCAACGAGGACGCCGGAAAGATCCTCTGGATCCTCCGGAACTCCTACCCGCAGGCCGGCGACCTGAACGCGCTCGCCCAGAAGTCGGGTGCCGGGCAGTTGTCCCCGAAGACGGCCGCCGCCGGTACCCAGGTCGCCATCTGGCGGTTCTCGGACGGGGCGAAGGTCGAGGCGAAGAACGCGCAGGCCGAGAAGCTCGCGGACTGGCTCGAGGCACAGGCTCAGAACCTCCAGGAGCCGAAGACCTCGCTGACGCTGGGCCCGAACGCCGTGTCCGGCAAGTCGGGCGAGAAGCTCGGCCCGGTGACCGTGCACACCGACGCCGACAAGGTCTCCGTCGCCGCCGACGCCGGCATCGCCGCAGGCGTCAAGGTGACCGACAAGGACGGCCAGCCCGTCACGTCGGCCGTCAACGGCACCGAGCTGTACTTCGACGTGCCCGCGGGCACCGCCGACGGCACCGCGTCGCTCTCGGCCAAGACCACCACACAGGTCCCGGTCGGCCGGGCCTTCGCGAGCGCCAGCAAGAGCCAGACGCAGATCCTCGCCGGCTCCACCGAGTCCACGGTCACCGCGACCGCGACCGCGAACTGGGCCAAGAAGGGCGCCATCCCCTCGGTCACCGCGGAGAAGAACTGCACCGCGGGCGGCATCGACGTCACGGTCAGCAACGCCGGTGACTCCGACTTCACCTTCGAGCTGGCCGGTGCCGAGCACACGGTCGCCGGTGGCGACAGCAAGACCGTGACCGTCCCGGTCGGCGAGGACGAGGCGTACGACATCACCGTCACCGGTCCGAACGGCTTCTCGGAGCGTTTCCAGGGCGTCCTGGACTGCGAGACCCAGGGCACCCCGCCCCCCGGGACGAGCGGTGGTGGCGAGACCCCGCCGTCCACCCCGAGCCCCAGCCCGTCCGATGACACGGCCGGCGGCACCACGGGCGACACGACCGGGGGCACCTCCGGTGAGACCACCGGGGGCACCACCGGTGGCACGACCGGCGGCGGTGACCTCGCGGTGACCGGTAGCTCCAGCGCCACACCGATGATCGCGGGTGTCGCGGTGGCCCTCGTCGCCGCGGGCGGCGCGGCGATGTTCTTCCTGCGCAGGAAGAAGGCCGCGGGTCAGTGA
- the rsmI gene encoding 16S rRNA (cytidine(1402)-2'-O)-methyltransferase, with amino-acid sequence MADVTGTTGTLVLAGTPIGDVADAPPRLAAELERADVVAAEDTRRLRRLTQALGIHTSGRVVSYFEGNESARTPELVEALVGGARVLLVTDAGMPSVSDPGYRLVAAAVERDIRVTAVPGPSAVLTALALSGLPVDRFCFEGFLPRKAGERLSKLRENADERRTMVFFEAPHRLDDTLAAMAEVFGAERRAAVCRELTKTYEEVKRGPLGELAVWAADGVRGEITVVVEGATDSGDEGLDAEELVRRVRVREEAGERRKEAIAAVAAAAGVPKREVFDAVVAAKNAEKDTEKDAGKAPKP; translated from the coding sequence ATGGCTGATGTGACTGGAACGACTGGAACGCTCGTGCTCGCAGGGACCCCCATCGGTGACGTGGCGGACGCCCCGCCACGCCTGGCCGCCGAACTGGAGCGGGCCGACGTCGTCGCCGCCGAGGACACCCGGCGGCTGCGCCGGCTCACCCAGGCGCTCGGCATCCACACCTCGGGGCGTGTCGTCTCCTACTTCGAGGGGAACGAGTCCGCCCGTACCCCTGAGCTGGTGGAGGCTCTCGTCGGTGGAGCCCGGGTGCTCCTCGTGACGGACGCGGGGATGCCGTCCGTCTCCGACCCGGGATACCGGCTCGTCGCCGCCGCCGTGGAGCGCGACATCCGTGTCACCGCCGTGCCGGGGCCGAGCGCGGTGCTGACCGCCCTTGCCCTCTCGGGGCTGCCCGTCGACCGTTTCTGCTTCGAGGGGTTCCTGCCGCGCAAGGCGGGTGAACGGCTCTCCAAGCTCCGTGAGAACGCCGACGAGCGGCGCACCATGGTCTTCTTCGAAGCTCCGCACCGACTCGACGACACCCTTGCCGCCATGGCCGAGGTCTTCGGCGCCGAGCGGCGCGCCGCCGTCTGCCGTGAGCTGACCAAGACGTACGAGGAGGTCAAGCGCGGCCCGCTCGGTGAGCTGGCCGTGTGGGCCGCCGACGGTGTACGCGGGGAGATCACCGTCGTCGTCGAGGGGGCCACCGACTCCGGCGACGAGGGGCTGGACGCCGAGGAGCTCGTACGGCGCGTGCGCGTGCGCGAGGAGGCGGGGGAGCGGCGCAAGGAGGCCATCGCCGCCGTCGCCGCCGCTGCCGGGGTGCCCAAGCGGGAGGTGTTCGACGCGGTGGTGGCCGCCAAGAACGCCGAGAAGGACACCGAGAAGGACGCGGGGAAGGCTCCCAAGCCGTAG
- a CDS encoding penicillin-binding transpeptidase domain-containing protein translates to MRSGAKVAAVGGVFVLVAGGVGYGAYSVLGNGADGGTVASQNATPEVRTGPPSAEEITETSKSFFDAWAAGDAAGAALLTNNEADAEPVLASYGAAAHIGKVKITPGPAVGTTVPYTVKATVSYDGKSKPLSYASELTVVRGLTTGKALVDWEPTVIHPRLTEGATLKTGESSTAAIETVDRDGTVLTKEEYPSLGTILDTLRQKYGESAGGSPGVETWIDPAEDGRADISLLTLTKGKPGKVRTTLDAGVQAAAEQAVKRFAESSVAAVQPSTGAILAIANNREDGYNAAMSGQLAPGSTMKIVTAAMIIQNGLGSMNSAVECPATVDWAGVTFHNLKDFSIGNATLREAFAQSCNSTFIKPVKPLGDRAGSALGQEARDYFGLGQDNWQTGVPSFDGSVPESSGTETAASYIGQGKVLMSPLNMASVTATVKNGGFKQPYLIARELDNRPFAGARPLPAGVAEQLRQMMRYTATSPTGTGTKSMAGVGGDKGAKTGSAEVDGQTSNSWFTGFSNDLAAAAVVQSGGHGGDAAGPLVAEVLRAGR, encoded by the coding sequence ATGCGCAGTGGAGCGAAGGTCGCCGCGGTCGGCGGAGTGTTCGTCCTCGTGGCCGGCGGGGTCGGCTACGGGGCCTACAGCGTGCTCGGGAACGGCGCGGACGGCGGCACGGTCGCCTCGCAGAACGCGACGCCCGAGGTGAGGACAGGGCCGCCCAGCGCGGAGGAGATAACCGAGACGTCGAAGTCCTTCTTCGACGCCTGGGCGGCGGGCGATGCCGCCGGCGCGGCCCTCCTCACCAACAACGAGGCCGACGCGGAGCCCGTACTCGCCTCGTACGGCGCGGCCGCCCACATCGGCAAGGTGAAGATCACCCCGGGTCCGGCCGTCGGCACGACGGTGCCCTACACCGTCAAGGCCACCGTCTCCTACGACGGGAAATCCAAGCCCCTGTCGTACGCCTCCGAGCTCACCGTCGTCCGTGGGCTGACGACCGGGAAGGCCCTGGTCGACTGGGAACCCACCGTCATACACCCCCGGTTGACCGAGGGCGCGACGCTGAAGACCGGTGAGTCGTCGACGGCGGCCATCGAGACCGTCGACCGCGACGGCACCGTACTCACCAAGGAGGAGTACCCCTCCCTGGGTACGATCCTGGACACCCTGCGCCAGAAGTACGGGGAATCCGCCGGCGGTTCGCCCGGCGTCGAGACCTGGATCGACCCCGCCGAGGACGGGCGGGCCGACATCAGCCTGCTGACCCTCACCAAGGGCAAGCCCGGCAAGGTACGGACGACACTCGACGCCGGCGTCCAGGCCGCGGCCGAGCAGGCGGTGAAGCGGTTCGCCGAGTCCTCGGTGGCGGCGGTCCAGCCGTCCACGGGCGCGATCCTCGCCATCGCCAACAACCGCGAGGACGGCTACAACGCGGCCATGAGCGGCCAGTTGGCCCCCGGCTCCACGATGAAGATCGTGACAGCGGCGATGATCATCCAGAACGGTCTCGGCAGCATGAACTCCGCGGTGGAGTGCCCGGCCACCGTCGATTGGGCGGGGGTGACCTTCCACAACCTCAAGGACTTCTCCATCGGCAACGCCACACTGCGGGAGGCATTCGCGCAGTCCTGCAACAGCACCTTCATCAAGCCGGTCAAACCGCTCGGTGACCGGGCCGGATCGGCCCTCGGCCAGGAGGCCCGTGACTACTTCGGCCTCGGCCAGGACAACTGGCAGACCGGTGTGCCCTCCTTCGACGGCAGCGTCCCGGAGTCCTCGGGGACCGAGACCGCGGCCTCGTACATCGGGCAGGGCAAGGTGCTGATGAGCCCACTGAACATGGCTTCGGTGACCGCCACGGTGAAGAACGGCGGCTTCAAGCAGCCGTATCTGATCGCCCGCGAGCTGGACAACCGGCCCTTCGCCGGTGCCCGTCCGCTCCCGGCCGGGGTGGCCGAGCAACTGCGGCAGATGATGCGCTACACCGCGACCAGCCCCACCGGCACCGGCACCAAGTCCATGGCGGGCGTCGGCGGCGACAAGGGCGCCAAGACCGGTTCGGCGGAGGTCGACGGGCAGACGTCGAACAGCTGGTTCACCGGCTTCAGCAACGACCTCGCGGCGGCGGCAGTCGTCCAGTCCGGCGGCCACGGCGGCGACGCGGCGGGCCCGCTGGTGGCGGAGGTGCTGCGCGCGGGCCGCTGA